A genomic segment from Torulaspora globosa chromosome 3, complete sequence encodes:
- the SRF1 gene encoding phospholipase D regulator (ancestral locus Anc_7.297), protein MSIGSSSTAGRTANGDSKVATGSRPSSNESGSVKPGRDGDGPESLNTYGIYPTTVPPFVLDSQFEKVATRGLPAAPKAKVDDYSRFRLRDPFLVAYDGKWGHFASNVGSNVAYASQQQMRVVDQSSTSSNNSDYDKQSLSDDVSQAERERVRQEVLKDLNTEWGGGKRLEELFNTPIAGNYEFKSSEDRKAWTDYVSRIKQYYYGENTTWYPSTNKTELDQRGKASDGRRNADWIEELNRDKLRFKRFKQRKLQQWMPELNALLLDNQYLPLGLRIVVGILSLISLGLAVRIYQNSASRVQSIGSTIDQQPSTIMAICVNTIAIVYIIGIAHDEFSGKPLGLRNPFGKLRLILLDLLFIIFSSANLALAFNTLYDKQWICTDDGQSSGHSYKYPRVPYICKKQEALSAFLFVMLFMWVITFTISIVRVVEKVSSTSPRD, encoded by the coding sequence ATGAGTATAggttcttcatcaacagccGGAAGGACTGCCAATGGCGACTCGAAGGTCGCGACAGGCAGTAGGCCGAGTAGCAATGAGAGTGGCAGCGTAAAGCCAGGAAGAGATGGCGATGGCCCGGAGAGTTTGAACACTTACGGGATTTATCCTACGACGGTGCCGCCTTTTGTTTTGGATTCGCAGTTTGAGAAGGTCGCCACGAGAGGACTTCCGGCGGCCCCAAAGGCCAAGGTGGACGATTACAGTCGGTTTAGGCTGAGAGATCCGTTTTTGGTTGCGTATGATGGGAAATGGGGACATTTTGCGTCTAATGTGGGGTCTAACGTGGCGTATGCAAGCCAGCAACAAATGAGAGTGGTGGATCAAAGTTCCACCAGCTCAAACAATTCGGATTACGACAAGCAAAGTTTGAGTGATGACGTTTCGCAGGCGGAACGTGAGAGGGTCAGACAGGAGGTGTTGAAGGATCTGAATACCGAGTGGGGAGGCGGCAAACGGCTAGAAGAGCTGTTCAATACTCCAATAGCAGGAAATTACGAGTTCAAGAGCAGCGAGGATCGTAAGGCATGGACCGATTACGTGAGTAGGATAAAGCAGTACTACTACGGGGAAAACACAACGTGGTATCCTTCGACCAACAAGACGGAACTAGATCAGCGGGGCAAGGCGTCCGACGGGAGAAGGAATGCTGACTGGATAGAGGAGTTGAACAGAGATAAACTGAGATTCAAGCGGTTCAAGCAACGTAAATTGCAGCAATGGATGCCCGAGCTGAATGCTTTGTTGCTAGACAACCAGTATTTGCCGCTTGGTCTTAGGATAGTAGTCGGAATCCTGAGCCTGATATCATTGGGACTGGCCGTTAGAATCTATCAGAACTCCGCCTCACGTGTCCAGTCGATTGGTTCAACCATCGACCAACAACCAAGCACAATTATGGCGATCTGCGTCAACACAATCGCTATCGTCTACATCATAGGCATTGCGCACGACGAATTTTCAGGCAAGCCTCTTGGCCTCAGGAACCCGTTTGGTAAACTCCGGCTGATATTACTGGATCTTCTgttcatcatcttctcgAGTGCCAACCTAGCGCTCGCCTTCAATACGCTCTACGACAAGCAGTGGATTTGCACCGATGACGGGCAATCCAGCGGTCACTCTTACAAATATCCCAGAGTACCTTACATCTGCAAGAAACAGGAGGCTCTATCCGCCTTCCTCTTTGTTATGCTATTTATGTGGGTCATCACTTTCACCATCAGCATCGTGCGAGTAGTGGAAAAGGTCAGTTCCACGTCGCCGAGAGATTAG
- the MRX19 gene encoding Mrx19p (ancestral locus Anc_7.298), which produces MMAIGRNSFVRRYGGGVVRDAAFEQYLRDPVKMIVIPVTTERVFIYHKHTKDFLNEHSSLIRLEIWLTRKAGNIWSKLTASPKSYNKKIVAGVNRLLMNIPWTENSLKTIPGDNYLLKRVSKKEGPDGEEGETKLTLKEYLSSKVPLRTKPLNVYYPGKIIAESAVTAELRTLCEQGLQYHRKQALLCLLGLPLTIPIILIPIIPNVPGFYLTYRAYCNLKAYLGAKHLKRIMDTHTPELRFKDLEAYDKIWTGASNCTTQKERLLLNEQNLPELLELLEIPEMKFDLHKAVQQETARLSANR; this is translated from the coding sequence ATGATGGCCATTGGCAGAAACAGCTTTGTGCGGCGGTACGGTGGTGGTGTTGTGCGAGATGCGGCGTTTGAACAGTACTTAAGGGATCCGGTGAAGATGATAGTAATACCGGTGACGACCGAGAGAGTCTTTATCTACCACAAGCACACGAAGGACTTTCTAAATGAGCATTCGTCGCTGATTAGATTGGAGATATGGCTCACAAGGAAAGCCGGTAACATATGGAGCAAATTGACCGCCTCTCCCAAAAGCTacaacaagaagatcgTCGCTGGGGTTAACAGGCTTTTGATGAACATCCCCTGGACCGAGAATAGCCTGAAGACGATCCCCGGAGACAACTATCTGCTGAAACGGGtcagcaagaaggaaggaCCAGATGGAGAAGAGGGCGAGACTAAGCTGACGCTAAAAGAGTACTTGAGTTCCAAAGTGCCGTTGCGAACAAAACCACTCAATGTTTATTATCCAGGCAAAATTATCGCTGAGAGTGCCGTTACCGCAGAGCTGCGGACTCTATGTGAGCAGGGACTGCAGTACCATAGAAAGCAGGCCCTCTTGTGTCTCTTGGGCCTTCCGTTGACTATCCCGATAATACTGATTCCAATAATACCTAACGTTCCTGGGTTCTATCTGACATACAGAGCCTACTGCAACCTCAAAGCCTATTTAGGTGCTAAGCATCTCAAGAGAATAATGGACACGCACACGCCTGAGCTCAGGTTCAAAGACTTAGAAGCCTACGACAAGATATGGACCGGCGCAAGCAATTGTACCACGCAGAAAGAAAGGTTACTTCTGAACGAGCAGAATCTCCCTGAGCTCCTCGAGCTTCTCGAAATACCCGAGATGAAATTTGACCTCCACAAGGCTGTGCAGCAGGAAACAGCTCGTCTGAGTGCAAATCGGTAG
- the VMA1 gene encoding H(+)-transporting V1 sector ATPase subunit A (ancestral locus Anc_7.300): MAGALENARKEIERVSLEDHDESEYGYIYSVSGPVVVAERMIGCAMYELVKVGHDNLVGEVIRIDGDKATIQVYEETAGVTVGDPVLRTGKPLSVELGPGLMETIYDGIQRPLKAIKEQSESIYIPRGVDVPALNRQIKWKFTPGSFKVGDHITGGDVFGTVFENSLIENHKILLPPRARGTVTWIAPAGEYTVDEKVLEVEFDGKKSDFPMYHTWPVRVPRPVAEKKSADFPLLTGQRVLDALFPCVQGGTTCIPGAFGCGKTVISQSLSKYSNSDVIIYVGCFAKGTPVMMHDGSVKAIETINVGEEVMGADGLGRKIVGLPRGREVMYKVSQKTEHRAYETDETRSAPVGLFEYTCNATHKLVVRTPRSCRTLNRTMKGVEYYEVVFFDLAKEKLKDGREIEVVKEISRSYPVTEGPERAAEIMKEYQEAGAGKQFFEWTIEARDVGALGAHVRKATHQVYAPVLYESDFFFHYVKDSKFCLKSEAPFALAYLLGLWVGDGLSDRAVFSVDSEDTTLFDRIIDFADILDLSAEYKDREIPKRAKTVGLFPKTIRGNDIGRNLNTDNPLWNAIVDLGYLKGGVKHVPSYLLTDSIPHREVFLAGLIDSDGYVRGEEAPAATIKTIHKTVMEGTVAVARSLGLTVSVNIEEAKVDKDGVNHRPAYAIYISGGDALLSVLANCASAKKHRAAPTKEVVRGLNEVYFEMKELQEDDYYGITLSENSDHQFMLANQLVVHNCGERGNEMAEVLMEFPELYTEKNGKKEPIMKRTTLVANTSNMPVAAREASIYTGITLAEYFRDQGRDVSMIADSSSRWAEALREISGRLGEMPADQGFPAYLGAKLASFYERAGKAVALGSPDRTGSVSIVAAVSPAGGDFSDPVTTATLGITQVFWGLDKKLAQRKHFPSINTSVSYSKYTNVLNKYYDSNYPEFPQLRDRIKEILSNAEELEQVVQLVGKSALSDSDKITLDVATLIKEDFLQQNGYSTYDAFCPIWKTFDMMRAFVGYHDEAQKAVANGANWSKLSEATSDVKHAVSSSKFFEPSRGQEEVHAEFEKLLSNMQERFAESTD, translated from the coding sequence ATGGCAGGTGCTCTTGAAAACGCACGTAAAGAAATCGAAAGGGTTTCACTGGAGGATCATGATGAGAGCGAATATGGTTACATCTACTCAGTTTCGGGGCCTGTTGTGGTTGCGGAGCGTATGATTGGCTGTGCCATGTACGAATTGGTGAAAGTGGGTCACGACAATTTGGTCGGAGAAGTGATCAGAATTGATGGTGACAAGGCTACTATCCAGGTTTACGAAGAGACTGCCGGTGTTACTGTGGGTGATCCTGTTCTGAGGACCGGGAAGCCATTGTCTGTTGAGCTGGGTCCTGGTCTTATGGAGACAATTTACGATGGTATTCAAAGACCATTGAAAGCGATCAAGGAGCAATCTGAGTCGATCTATATCCCAAGAGGTGTCGACGTTCCCGCACTGAACAGACAGATAAAATGGAAGTTTACTCCGgggtctttcaaagtcgGTGATCACATCACCGGTGGTGATGTTTTCGGCACTGTGTTCGAAAATTCGTTGATAGAGAACCATAAGATTCTTTTGCCCCCAAGAGCCAGAGGTACGGTCACATGGATTGCTCCGGCCGGCGAGTATACCGTGGATGAGAAGGTGCTGGAGGTTGAGTTTGACGGTAAGAAATCCGATTTTCCTATGTACCACACATGGCCTGTTCGTGTCCCAAGACCCGTTGCCGAAAAGAAGTCCGCTGATTTCCCTTTATTGACTGGTCAAAGAGTGCTCGATGCTTTGTTTCCTTGTGTTCAAGGTGGTACTACGTGTATCCCGGGTGCTTTTGGCTGTGGTAAGACTGTTATTTCTCAATCACTTTCCAAGTACTCTAATTCGGATGTCATTATATATGTTGGATGCTTCGCGAAAGGCACTCCAGTCATGATGCATGACGGTTCTGTGAAGGCTATCGAGACCATCAACGTTGGTGAAGAGGTCATGGGTGCTGACGGTTTAGGACGGAAGATTGTTGGTCTTCCAAGAGGTCGTGAGGTTATGTACAAGGTCTCTCAAAAGACTGAACACAGAGCTTACGAGACGGATGAAACTCGCTCCGCACCTGTTGGTTTATTTGAATACACTTGTAATGCTACCCACAAGTTGGTCGTTAGAACTCCAAGGTCCTGCCGCACTCTCAACCGTACGATGAAGGGAGTTGAGTACTATGAAGTTGTTTTCTTCGATCTAGCTAAAGAGAAGTTAAAAGATGGTAGAGAGATCGAGGTTGTGAAGGAAATTTCCAGATCATACCCAGTGACAGAAGGTCCTGaaagagctgctgagatCATGAAGGAGTatcaagaagctggtgCAGGTAAACAATTCTTCGAATGGACTATTGAAGCTAGAGACGTTGGTGCTCTAGGTGCCCATGTCCGTAAGGCCACCCATCAAGTTTACGCTCCAGTTTTGTATGAGAgcgacttcttcttccactACGTGAAAGACTCAAAGTTTTGTTTGAAATCTGAGGCACCATTTGCTTTGGCATATTTGCTTGGTTTATGGGTCGGCGATGGTTTATCAGACAGAGCTGTCTTTTCTGTGGACTCTGAAGATACCACTTTGTTCGATCGTATCATTGATTTCGCTGATATTTTAGACCTATCGGCCGAATACAAGGACCGAGAAATTCCAAAGAGGGCTAAGACTGTTGGTTTGTTTCCAAAGACAATCAGAGGTAACGATATCGGTAGAAACTTGAACACCGACAATCCTTTGTGGAACGCCattgttgatcttggctATTTGAAGGGTGGCGTCAAGCATGTTCCATCCTACTTGCTAACTGACAGTATTCCTCACCGTGAGGTCTTCCTTGCTGGTTTGATTGACTCAGACGGCTACGTTCGTGGCGAGGAAGCTCCAGCTGCTACTATTAAGACGATCCATAAGACTGTCATGGAAGGTactgttgctgttgctcGTTCGCTTGGCCTCACTGTTTCCGTTAACATTGAGGAAGCCAAGGTCGATAAAGATGGTGTCAACCACCGCCCTGCTTACGCTATCTACATTAGTGGTGGTGACGCTTTGCTGTCAGTCCTTGCTAATTGTGCTTCTGCTAAAAAGCACAGAGCTGCCCCTACTAAAGAAGTTGTTCGTGGTTTGAACGAGGTTTATTTTGAGATGAAAGAACTCCAGGAAGATGACTACTATGGTATCACTTTGTCTGAGAATTCTGACCATCAATTTATGTTAGCTAATCAACTTGTGGTTCACAATTGTGGTGAACGTGGTAACGAAATGGCAGAAGTCTTAATGGAATTCCCAGAATTATATACGGAGAAAAATGGTAAGAAGGAACCAATTATGAAGCGTACCACTTTGGTCGCCAACACATCCAACATGCCTGTGGCCGCCAGAGAGGCCTCCATTTACACTGGTATTACGCTAGCCGAATACTTCAGAGATCAAGGTAGAGATGTCTCGATGATTGCAGACTCTTCATCTAGATGGGCTGAAGCATTGAGAGAAATTTCTGGTCGTTTGGGTGAAATGCCGGCAGATCAAGGTTTCCCAGCCTACTTAGGTGCCAAGTTAGCCTCCTTCTacgaaagagctggaaaagcaGTCGCCCTGGGCTCTCCAGATCGTACTGGTTCCGTATCGATCGTTGCCGCTGTCTCCCCAGCTGGTGGTGACTTTTCAGATCCAGTGACAACTGCCACCTTAGGTATTACCCAAGTATTTTGGGGTTTGGACAAGAAACTTGCGCAAAGAAAGCATTTCCCTTCTATCAACACAAGTGTTTCTTACTCCAAGTACACCAACGTTTTGAACAAGTATTACGACTCCAACTATCCTGAGTTCCCTCAACTGAGAGATCGTATTAAGGAGATATTGTCGAATGCTGAGGAACTAGAACAAGTGGTGCAATTGGTCGGTAaatcagctctttcagataGCGACAAAATTACGCTGGACGTCGCCACCCTTATCAAGGAAGATTTCTTACAACAGAATGGTTACTCAACTTACGATGCATTCTGCCCTATCTGGAAAACTTTCGACATGATGAGAGCCTTTGTCGGATACCACGATGAAGCCCAGAAAGCCGTCGCCAACGGTGCCAACTGGTCCAAGTTGTCCGAGGCCACCAGCGACGTGAAACATGCGGTTTCGTCATCCAAGTTTTTCGAACCAAGCagaggtcaagaagaagtccaCGCAGAATTCGAAAAGCTACTATCCAACATGCAAGAAAGATTCGCAGAGTCTACGGATTAA
- the RAD7 gene encoding UV-damaged DNA-binding protein RAD7 (ancestral locus Anc_1.492) codes for MYRSTNKKKRSGENGGVKGPSSALTQFLKDQGISAQAIKSRWERRKQHEGKSETSEDLETPSVKSEENEVIYIDQEESESTETDQELASTPFDKRMRSMREDSDEEEYEADDFPVNKKVTTEKRVDDEARKAKILQTRRKKRKKAAFILDRRTEKVPTLQDLCISRISENIYKWQKENEEEKGVSFSQIRDVLGGISTDNLKNLAKALSKNRALNDHTLQLFLKTDLTELTFHDCSKLSSEGYRYLAIFSPHLTKLSLQMCGQLNNDSLMYIAEKLSNLTSISLDGPFLINESTWDMFFQKMKGRLKEFHISNTHRFTNQSLMSLLRNCGPELVSLGLATLDSVSQYQLLPQHLCNSEFHTLAIQNPLNEEDVKDETIIKILAKIGSSLRKFELVGCTELTDSMVVDGMAVYLENNNVLEALKLEELTSITTDGLVYLYSKLTMPSLKVCSLKRCTQIEDSALIELLSNPAKNSLEYLNLNSLNKLSKEVFSTMLCPNLRHLDVSFVRAVDDVIAEQVATANPNLRLMEVFGDNLVTGSAKLPHTLTVTGRESDTL; via the coding sequence ATGTATCGAAGCacaaacaagaagaagcgaTCCGGCGAGAACGGTGGCGTTAAAGGTCCCAGTTCGGCGTTAACCCAGTTCTTAAAGGACCAAGGCATTAGTGCTCAGGCAATCAAAAGCCGCTGGGAAAGGCGTAAGCAACATGAGGGAAAGAGTGAAACTTCTGAGGATTTGGAGACACCTTCAGTGAAATCTGAGGAAAATGAGGTTATCTATATCGATCAAGAGGAGAGCGAAAGCACTGAGACCGATCAGGAACTAGCATCCACACCTTTTGACAAAAGGATGAGGTCCATGCGGGAAGATAgtgacgaagaagaatatgaGGCCGATGATTTCCCGGTAAACAAGAAAGTCACCACGGAAAAACGAgttgatgatgaagcaagAAAGGCGAAGATTTTGCAGACTCGACGAAAGAAACGGAAGAAGGCCGCTTTTATTTTGGATAGACGTACAGAGAAGGTTCCTACCTTACAGGATCTTTGCATATCGCGAATTAGCGAGAATATTTACAAATGGCAAAAGGAaaatgaggaagagaaaggcgTCAGCTTTTCTCAAATAAGagatgttcttggtggtATATCGACAGATAACTTGAAAAACTTAGCTAAGGCCCTGTCGAAGAATAGAGCTTTGAACGACCATACTCTGCaacttttcttgaaaacAGATTTAACGGAACTGACTTTCCACGATTGTTCCAAGCTGTCCTCGGAGGGTTACAGGTATTTGGCGATCTTTTCTCCTCATCTGACGAAGTTGTCCCTTCAAATGTGTGGTCAACTCAATAACGACTCACTTATGTATATTGCAGAGAAACTATCCAATCTGACATCGATTTCGCTAGACGGGCCTTTCCTGATAAATGAGAGCACCTGGGATATGtttttccagaagatgaaaggCCGTCTCAAAGAGTTCCATATATCGAACACGCACAGGTTTACTAATCAATCGCTAATGAGCCTTCTTAGGAACTGTGGTCCGGAATTGGTTTCTCTGGGGTTAGCAACATTGGACTCTGTTTCACAGTATCAACTTCTGCCGCAGCATCTTTGCAACAGCGAATTCCACACTCTCGCCATACAAAATCCGCTaaatgaggaagatgttAAAGATGAAACAATTATCAAGATTTTGGCTAAAATCGGCTCAAGCTTAAGGAAATTTGAATTGGTAGGCTGCACAGAATTGACCGATTCAATGGTTGTTGATGGAATGGCTGTTTATCTCGAGAACAATAATGTACTAGAAGCACTGAAATTAGAAGAACTGACTTCAATAACAACCGATGGCCTAGTATACCTCTACAGCAAGTTGACGATGCCTAGCTTGAAAGTCTGTAGCTTAAAGCGATGTACGCAAATCGAAGATAGCGCACTGATCGAGCTCTTATCTAACCCGGCAAAAAATTCACTGGAGTATCTCAATTTAAACTCACTCAATAAATTGTCGAAGGAGGTATTTTCAACCATGCTTTGCCCGAATCTACGGCACTTGGATGTTTCCTTTGTCAGGGCCGTTGACGACGTAATAGCGGAACAGGTTGCAACAGCTAACCCGAACTTGAGACTCATGGAGGTTTTTGGTGATAATCTTGTTACCGGCAGCGCAAAATTACCCCATACTCTAACCGTAACCGGAAGAGAAAGTGATACTTTATAA